The following proteins are co-located in the Imtechella halotolerans genome:
- a CDS encoding geranylgeranylglycerol-phosphate geranylgeranyltransferase, protein MLNRRQKIVFLKLLSLFSVVRGYNILIITLAQYLAAIFILAHDWPLSKVVLDSNLFMIVTASSLAIAGGYIINNFYDAEKDTINRPIKSMIDRLVSQNTKLTGYFILNFLSVIAASYVSFRAVVFFSLYIFGIWLYSHKLKKWPLIGNMVSAILSITPFFAVFIYYKNFETVIFVHAIFLFLLILMREFVKDLEGLKGDLALNYKTIPVLYGERVSKWIITLCVLLTAVPVYFLIFNFQIGLMDYYFYGAMGLLSLFILLLWQSNSQARYLLLHNILKLILVMGVFSILLLDLSLVKGRWFW, encoded by the coding sequence ATGCTCAATCGAAGGCAAAAAATAGTATTTCTCAAATTGTTGAGCCTGTTTTCGGTAGTACGTGGGTATAATATATTGATCATTACCTTAGCCCAGTATTTAGCTGCTATTTTCATTCTTGCTCATGATTGGCCTCTTAGTAAGGTTGTTTTGGATTCTAATCTCTTTATGATAGTAACCGCATCATCCTTAGCCATAGCAGGGGGTTACATTATTAATAATTTTTACGATGCCGAGAAGGATACCATAAATAGACCGATAAAATCAATGATTGATAGGTTAGTTAGCCAGAATACTAAGCTCACGGGTTATTTTATTCTAAATTTTTTGTCGGTAATAGCTGCCAGTTATGTTTCCTTTCGTGCTGTTGTATTCTTTTCCCTATATATCTTTGGTATATGGTTGTATTCTCATAAACTTAAAAAATGGCCATTAATTGGCAATATGGTATCTGCCATTCTTTCCATTACGCCATTTTTCGCAGTGTTTATTTATTACAAGAATTTTGAAACTGTCATATTTGTTCACGCTATATTTTTATTCTTACTCATTCTTATGAGAGAGTTTGTGAAGGATTTAGAAGGGCTTAAAGGTGATCTGGCACTCAATTATAAGACAATACCGGTTTTATATGGTGAACGAGTTTCAAAATGGATTATTACCCTTTGTGTATTACTTACCGCTGTACCCGTTTACTTTTTAATATTTAATTTCCAGATTGGATTAATGGATTATTATTTTTACGGAGCCATGGGCTTACTTTCTTTATTTATTTTGCTTTTATGGCAGTCTAATAGTCAGGCCAGGTATTTGTTGCTCCATAATATCCTTAAATTAATATTGGTAATGGGTGTATTTAGTATTCTGCTTTTAGATTTATCCTTGGTAAAAGGACGGTGGTTTTGGTAG
- a CDS encoding mevalonate kinase family protein, with the protein MKGPLFYSKILLFGEYGIIKDSKGLSIPYNFYNGALIMEKSDDDSARKSNESLCKFADYLDSLQNEQPNLVSFDIDRLNSDVAAGMFFDSSIPQGYGVGSSGALVAAIYDKYAYNKITVLENLTREKLLTLKGIFGAMESFFHGKSSGLDPLNSYLSLPILITSQDHIEPTGIPSQKAGGKGAVFLLDSGMTGETAPMVHIFMENMKQEGFRNMLKNQFIRHTDACVEDFLKGDVKSLFGNLKQLSHVVLDNFKPMIPQQFHNLWKQGIESNDYYLKLCGSGGGGYILGFTQDIDKAQQALKDYKLEVVYSF; encoded by the coding sequence ATGAAAGGACCTTTATTCTATTCTAAAATATTACTCTTTGGGGAGTATGGCATCATTAAGGATTCCAAAGGATTATCTATTCCATATAATTTTTATAATGGTGCACTCATAATGGAAAAAAGCGATGATGATTCAGCCCGCAAATCCAACGAGAGCCTATGTAAGTTTGCGGATTATCTTGATTCACTTCAAAATGAGCAGCCTAATTTAGTTAGTTTTGATATCGATAGACTAAATAGTGATGTTGCTGCAGGGATGTTTTTTGATAGTAGTATTCCACAAGGATATGGAGTTGGGAGTAGCGGTGCTTTGGTGGCTGCTATATATGATAAATATGCATATAATAAAATAACAGTTTTAGAAAACCTTACAAGAGAAAAATTGTTAACTCTTAAAGGTATTTTTGGCGCGATGGAATCATTCTTTCATGGGAAATCATCAGGTCTTGATCCGTTAAATAGTTATTTGAGTTTGCCTATATTAATAACTTCTCAAGACCACATTGAACCTACAGGTATTCCCTCGCAAAAAGCCGGAGGCAAAGGAGCTGTTTTTTTGTTAGATAGTGGTATGACTGGGGAAACAGCCCCAATGGTTCATATTTTTATGGAAAATATGAAACAGGAAGGTTTTAGAAATATGCTAAAAAATCAATTCATAAGACATACGGATGCTTGTGTAGAAGATTTTTTGAAAGGGGATGTGAAGTCACTTTTTGGAAACTTGAAACAACTTTCTCATGTTGTTTTGGATAATTTTAAACCTATGATTCCGCAACAGTTTCATAATCTATGGAAACAGGGTATTGAGTCTAATGACTATTACCTTAAATTATGTGGATCGGGTGGTGGAGGATATATTCTTGGCTTCACACAAGATATCGACAAGGCACAGCAGGCTTTGAAGGACTATAAGTTGGAAGTGGTATACAGCTTTTAA
- a CDS encoding diphosphomevalonate/mevalonate 3,5-bisphosphate decarboxylase family protein has translation MNESYFQSIAQATKERGEVTWKTPSNIALVKYWGKKENQIPANPSISFTLDTCSTITRLEYLKRDSYSETFDIQFFFENSLKPSFLPKIEQFFERIFPYMPFLKDYKFVIHSANSFPHSSGIASSASGMGAMALCLMSLEKELNPEISEDFFFQKASFLARLGSGSACRSIQGPVVVWGSNDSFVGSSDLIGIQHPYELHSVFKTYQDTILLVDKGEKQVSSTAGHDLMYSHPFADKRFEQAHQNLDKLKQIFKVGNLDEFIAIVESEALTLHAMMMTSYPYFILMKPNTLEIINRIWEYRIKCNSKVCFTLDAGANVHVLYPEHEKTSVLEFIKNELIAFCQNGQYICDQVGSGAKKL, from the coding sequence ATGAATGAATCTTATTTTCAATCGATAGCACAGGCTACAAAAGAACGTGGAGAAGTAACTTGGAAAACCCCAAGTAATATTGCATTGGTGAAATATTGGGGAAAGAAGGAAAACCAAATTCCCGCCAACCCTTCTATAAGTTTTACATTAGATACGTGTTCTACAATTACTCGGCTAGAGTATTTAAAACGTGATTCTTATTCAGAAACATTTGATATTCAATTTTTTTTTGAAAATAGCCTAAAACCTTCTTTTTTACCTAAAATTGAACAATTTTTTGAAAGGATCTTTCCGTATATGCCCTTTTTAAAGGATTATAAATTCGTAATACATTCTGCTAATTCCTTTCCTCATAGTAGTGGTATTGCTTCATCGGCTAGTGGAATGGGAGCTATGGCGTTATGTTTAATGAGTTTGGAAAAGGAATTAAATCCTGAAATTTCTGAAGATTTCTTTTTTCAAAAAGCTTCTTTTTTAGCAAGGTTAGGGTCTGGAAGCGCTTGTAGAAGTATACAAGGTCCAGTGGTTGTTTGGGGGAGTAATGATTCTTTCGTGGGGAGTTCTGACCTAATAGGTATTCAACATCCTTATGAATTACATTCAGTTTTTAAAACCTATCAAGACACAATTTTATTGGTAGATAAGGGTGAAAAACAGGTGAGTAGTACTGCAGGACATGATTTGATGTACAGTCACCCCTTTGCTGATAAAAGGTTTGAACAAGCCCACCAAAATTTGGATAAATTAAAACAGATTTTTAAAGTAGGTAATTTGGATGAATTTATAGCTATAGTGGAGAGTGAAGCACTAACGCTTCATGCTATGATGATGACTAGTTATCCTTATTTCATTTTGATGAAGCCTAATACTTTAGAAATAATTAATCGTATTTGGGAGTATCGCATAAAATGCAATAGTAAGGTTTGTTTCACCTTGGATGCAGGAGCAAATGTGCATGTTTTGTATCCAGAACACGAAAAAACTTCTGTTTTGGAATTTATTAAGAATGAATTAATTGCGTTTTGCCAAAACGGGCAGTATATTTGCGATCAAGTTGGAAGCGGAGCAAAAAAGTTGTAA
- a CDS encoding TspO/MBR family protein, whose translation MKRSRITRIIISILICLLVGMLSGFVTRSSVTEWYPTLEKPFFTPPNWLFAPVWTFLYISMGIAAGIVWARGFYHKWVQTAMYHFVFQLIFNAFWPVVFFGFKKPFLGLLVILTLFILLIFTYKWFKIVSKPAAYLLIPYLIWIGYATALNFEIWRLN comes from the coding sequence ATGAAGCGATCTCGTATTACCCGTATAATCATTTCTATACTAATATGCCTCTTAGTTGGTATGCTTTCTGGTTTTGTAACTAGAAGTAGTGTGACCGAATGGTATCCAACCCTTGAAAAGCCATTTTTCACACCACCAAATTGGCTGTTTGCACCTGTATGGACCTTTTTATACATCTCTATGGGAATTGCTGCTGGAATTGTATGGGCGCGTGGATTTTACCATAAATGGGTACAAACTGCAATGTACCATTTTGTTTTTCAGTTAATTTTTAACGCTTTTTGGCCTGTAGTCTTTTTTGGCTTCAAAAAGCCCTTTTTAGGATTACTAGTGATTCTAACTCTATTTATCCTTCTCATTTTCACCTATAAATGGTTTAAAATTGTCAGTAAACCTGCTGCCTACTTGCTTATACCTTATCTCATTTGGATTGGATATGCTACTGCCTTAAATTTTGAAATATGGAGACTCAATTAA
- a CDS encoding carboxypeptidase-like regulatory domain-containing protein: MSKWSVLIFFLVAVIKLSYSQKISGTIYSDNQPISGIQVFNETTKKSTISNDAGTFRIGISLNDTLLFLSPIYEEKKIVVIEEDLRNGIVVVLVKRMISLDEVVVEGNHVFKDFDENQYNNYLQDQLIEDRKNNPLNYMVRPGIQILPLLQLLFRKKKSKSKLEYMTSEELEVLFQEDSFFNQKFLEYQLGIVATEHYLFIDYCASTKLDKSLLNKDNHFLLLNKLMQLKDSYKKQIKK, translated from the coding sequence ATGAGTAAATGGAGTGTGTTAATATTTTTCTTAGTAGCAGTTATAAAGCTCTCGTATTCACAAAAAATTTCAGGTACCATTTATTCCGATAACCAACCTATTAGTGGAATTCAAGTTTTTAATGAAACAACAAAGAAATCTACCATTTCAAATGATGCAGGGACTTTTAGGATAGGGATTTCATTAAATGACACTTTACTTTTCCTTTCACCAATCTATGAAGAAAAAAAAATAGTTGTTATTGAAGAAGATCTTAGAAATGGAATTGTAGTTGTATTAGTAAAAAGGATGATTTCCTTAGACGAGGTTGTGGTAGAAGGGAATCACGTGTTTAAAGATTTTGATGAAAATCAATACAATAATTATCTTCAAGATCAGCTAATTGAAGACAGGAAAAATAATCCTCTTAATTACATGGTTCGTCCTGGGATTCAAATACTACCTCTGTTACAGCTTCTATTTAGAAAAAAGAAATCCAAATCTAAACTGGAATATATGACTTCAGAAGAATTGGAGGTGTTGTTTCAAGAGGATTCTTTTTTTAATCAAAAATTTCTAGAATATCAATTAGGGATTGTTGCTACAGAACACTACTTGTTTATCGATTATTGCGCTTCAACAAAATTGGATAAGTCATTATTAAATAAGGATAATCATTTTCTGTTATTAAATAAACTTATGCAACTAAAGGATAGCTACAAAAAACAAATTAAGAAATAA
- a CDS encoding NAD(P)/FAD-dependent oxidoreductase, with product MVYDVLVIGGGAAGFFSAINIASQRPEWHIAILERGSEVLTKVKVSGGGRCNVTHAEFVPNSLAKNYPRGEKELRGPFHSFMSGDVMEWFEQKGVALKIEEDGRVFPVSDSSQTIIDCFLSEAKKYNISIFKGNSVHKIGKYSSSWEIQTSKGAFRTKQLIVATGSNPKIWELLKELGHSIIDPVPSLFTFNIRDKRIEGLAGVSTQAVVSVLKNKRMGSESQKANQLKSEGPLLITHWGMSGPAILKLSAWGARTLHKCNYQFSIVVNWMGTTNLSEAIEMLKDAKETYSKKKVFTTRPFSFPKRLWEQLLPASGISQELRWADLSKKQLEKLSEELTQGVFLVHGKSTFKEEFVTAGGVDLKEIDFKTFKSKMDPTLYLIGEVLNIDAITGGFNFQNAWTGGYLAAKDITTK from the coding sequence ATGGTGTATGATGTATTAGTTATAGGTGGCGGTGCTGCCGGATTTTTCTCAGCAATTAATATTGCTTCTCAACGTCCAGAATGGCATATTGCGATTTTAGAGCGAGGAAGTGAAGTACTTACAAAGGTAAAGGTATCTGGTGGTGGTAGATGTAATGTAACACATGCTGAGTTTGTGCCAAATTCCTTGGCTAAAAACTATCCAAGAGGTGAAAAGGAATTAAGAGGACCTTTTCATTCTTTCATGAGTGGGGATGTAATGGAATGGTTTGAACAGAAAGGTGTAGCGCTGAAAATTGAGGAAGATGGAAGAGTTTTTCCTGTTAGTGATAGTTCGCAAACAATTATTGATTGTTTCCTTTCAGAGGCAAAGAAGTACAATATTTCAATTTTTAAAGGAAATTCAGTTCATAAGATTGGAAAATATTCATCATCTTGGGAGATCCAAACAAGTAAAGGAGCCTTTAGGACAAAACAACTTATAGTTGCTACCGGCAGTAACCCTAAGATATGGGAGCTTTTAAAAGAACTAGGGCATTCAATTATTGATCCTGTTCCATCACTTTTTACATTTAATATTAGGGATAAGCGAATTGAAGGGTTGGCTGGAGTTAGTACCCAAGCAGTTGTCAGTGTGTTAAAAAATAAACGAATGGGTTCAGAATCACAAAAAGCGAATCAATTAAAAAGTGAAGGCCCGTTGTTGATAACGCATTGGGGAATGAGTGGTCCAGCTATTCTAAAACTTTCGGCCTGGGGTGCACGAACACTTCATAAATGCAATTATCAGTTTTCGATCGTAGTGAACTGGATGGGTACAACAAATCTTTCTGAAGCAATAGAAATGTTGAAAGATGCTAAAGAAACTTATTCGAAGAAAAAAGTATTTACTACTCGGCCTTTTTCGTTTCCTAAACGATTATGGGAACAGTTACTTCCTGCCTCAGGAATTTCTCAAGAATTAAGATGGGCCGACCTAAGTAAAAAACAACTTGAAAAACTCTCTGAAGAGCTTACTCAGGGCGTATTCTTAGTACATGGGAAAAGTACTTTTAAAGAAGAATTTGTTACCGCTGGAGGAGTAGATTTAAAGGAAATTGACTTTAAAACTTTTAAGAGTAAAATGGATCCTACGTTATATCTTATTGGTGAAGTGCTAAATATAGATGCTATTACAGGGGGATTTAATTTTCAGAATGCGTGGACAGGAGGTTATCTTGCTGCAAAGGATATTACCACCAAGTAG
- a CDS encoding glycerophosphodiester phosphodiesterase, producing MKQFFSVVGMVCILVVFQGCENENNPLVIGHRGAMGHVAENTIASIEKALELDVDMIEIDVFKIQSGEIVVFHDDKLDRLTDATGSIEMYDYKSLQKVIVQDGHSIPTLEAVLDLIDGKVKVNIELKGVGTAKEVDRIVKSYIAKGWKTEDFIISSFKWHELEVFESLNKEVPIAVLIGENPINAIDFAKKIHAKAINPKYSTLTKENVLKIQEQGLKIYTWTVNDPEAIKQLKEWGVDGIISDFPERVHP from the coding sequence ATGAAACAGTTTTTTAGCGTTGTTGGTATGGTATGCATTTTAGTAGTTTTTCAAGGATGTGAGAATGAAAATAATCCATTGGTGATAGGGCATCGTGGTGCAATGGGGCATGTAGCAGAAAACACAATTGCTTCAATAGAAAAAGCGCTTGAATTGGATGTTGATATGATCGAAATTGATGTGTTTAAAATTCAAAGTGGAGAAATTGTAGTTTTTCATGATGATAAATTGGATAGACTTACAGATGCTACGGGATCTATTGAAATGTATGATTATAAAAGCCTTCAAAAAGTAATTGTTCAGGACGGACATTCAATTCCTACTTTAGAAGCAGTATTGGATTTGATAGATGGAAAGGTTAAGGTTAATATTGAATTAAAAGGAGTTGGTACCGCCAAAGAAGTTGATCGTATAGTGAAATCATATATTGCAAAGGGCTGGAAAACAGAGGATTTTATTATTTCTAGTTTTAAATGGCATGAATTGGAGGTATTTGAGTCTCTTAACAAGGAAGTTCCTATTGCAGTTTTAATTGGAGAAAATCCAATCAATGCTATTGATTTTGCGAAAAAAATTCATGCTAAGGCTATAAATCCTAAATATTCAACACTGACCAAGGAAAATGTATTAAAAATACAAGAGCAAGGTTTGAAGATTTATACATGGACAGTTAATGATCCTGAGGCAATTAAGCAACTCAAAGAATGGGGGGTTGATGGGATTATTAGTGATTTTCCAGAGCGTGTTCATCCTTAA
- a CDS encoding helix-turn-helix domain-containing protein — MPLFWYLSVMEQSKERIPIIGMEAFNYTAAKAGNMLYHHLEGKQFIRDVHKHDFFILMLIEQSQGTHTIDFIEHIAGKKQLHLLFPGQVHKWMLDSSTQAYQLMLDRPLFEAFSTSLGMSFLYYQNNPVVNLSDSTFQKIAQEIHAISDELLTETSHNEINLLRLHIIALLLKKEAENQSIEIDLYKNKPVLYKFRNLIDHHYKSQKTVRFYAQELNISPNYLNVLCKKHLNVPASFLIHNRVILESKRLIQASELSIKEIAFELGYEDPAYFSNFFKSHTGSSPRQFWKK, encoded by the coding sequence ATGCCATTGTTTTGGTATCTTTCGGTTATGGAACAATCTAAAGAACGTATTCCCATTATTGGAATGGAGGCCTTCAATTATACTGCTGCCAAGGCTGGGAATATGCTCTATCACCATCTTGAAGGAAAACAGTTTATCAGAGATGTCCATAAACACGACTTTTTTATACTAATGCTTATTGAACAAAGTCAAGGAACTCATACTATTGATTTTATTGAACACATTGCTGGCAAAAAACAACTTCACCTTTTATTCCCTGGTCAGGTTCATAAATGGATGTTAGATTCATCCACCCAAGCATATCAATTGATGCTCGATCGCCCACTCTTCGAGGCATTTTCCACATCACTCGGAATGTCATTTCTATACTATCAGAACAATCCCGTGGTTAATCTATCTGATTCAACTTTTCAAAAAATAGCTCAAGAAATACATGCGATAAGCGATGAATTGTTAACAGAAACTTCGCATAATGAAATTAATTTACTAAGATTACATATCATTGCTTTGCTTCTAAAAAAGGAAGCTGAAAATCAATCGATAGAAATAGACCTCTATAAAAACAAACCAGTTTTATATAAATTTCGCAACTTAATAGATCACCATTACAAAAGCCAGAAGACCGTTAGATTCTACGCACAAGAACTAAATATTTCACCTAACTACCTAAATGTTCTGTGTAAAAAACATCTAAATGTTCCTGCTTCCTTCCTAATACATAACCGTGTAATTCTTGAATCCAAAAGATTAATTCAGGCCTCAGAACTCTCCATCAAAGAAATTGCTTTTGAACTGGGATATGAAGATCCAGCTTATTTTTCCAATTTTTTTAAATCCCATACAGGAAGTTCACCTAGGCAATTTTGGAAAAAGTAA
- a CDS encoding amidohydrolase produces MSQTGISRKEFIKNSSFAVAGLFAAPSILNAGQLPTNNEPFLEYEPTSLGESFTIKNVRLETGFQYDGEEIIATNTELFTIVIDKGKILDIRTNDPNTNAIDAKGLLLLPSFKDMHIHLDKTFYGGSWKAKSAQNRTVKDMIAFEQKMLPELLNTSTERAKKLIELLQSKGSNFARSHVNIEPTSGLKSLENLQKALEDKKDTFNSQLVAFPQHGVYYTESASIMRDAAQAGIDFIGGLDPNAVDGNIKRTIDFTVDLALEYKKGIDIHLHEGGQAGIDTIELLCKHVKENQSLQGNTYLSHCFVLAQMEKNQLESLCEKLAESRIGIVSTIPFGRTIMPIPTLFKYGIEVLTGNDSIIDHWNTFGTGSVLHKANLMAQLYGYYTERGLSRSLGLATGNILPLDDKGNRTWPKVNDKADMVLVDASCSAEAVSRIAPVRSLIHNGNIVF; encoded by the coding sequence ATGAGTCAAACAGGTATCTCCAGAAAAGAATTTATCAAAAACTCAAGTTTTGCTGTAGCAGGACTTTTTGCAGCCCCTTCCATATTGAATGCAGGACAATTGCCTACTAACAACGAACCATTTCTTGAATATGAACCTACTTCTCTTGGAGAATCTTTTACAATTAAAAATGTTCGATTAGAAACTGGATTCCAGTACGACGGAGAAGAAATCATTGCCACCAACACAGAGTTATTTACCATTGTTATTGATAAAGGAAAAATTTTAGATATTCGAACTAACGATCCAAATACAAATGCTATAGATGCTAAAGGACTTTTGCTTCTACCGTCCTTTAAAGATATGCACATTCATTTAGACAAAACATTTTACGGTGGCTCTTGGAAAGCCAAATCCGCTCAAAATAGAACAGTGAAGGATATGATTGCTTTTGAACAAAAAATGTTACCTGAGCTGTTAAACACCTCCACCGAACGAGCAAAAAAACTTATAGAACTTCTTCAATCTAAAGGATCAAACTTCGCTAGAAGTCATGTAAACATTGAACCTACCTCTGGATTGAAATCACTTGAGAACTTACAAAAAGCACTTGAAGATAAAAAAGATACATTTAATTCTCAGCTCGTAGCTTTTCCCCAACATGGTGTTTATTATACAGAAAGCGCTTCTATTATGAGAGATGCTGCTCAAGCAGGAATTGATTTTATTGGAGGGTTAGACCCTAATGCCGTTGATGGAAATATCAAACGTACCATTGATTTTACCGTGGACCTTGCGTTAGAATACAAAAAAGGAATTGATATTCACCTACACGAAGGAGGCCAAGCAGGTATAGACACCATAGAACTTTTATGCAAACACGTTAAAGAGAACCAATCATTACAGGGTAATACATACTTAAGTCATTGTTTTGTCTTGGCACAAATGGAAAAAAACCAACTGGAATCTTTATGTGAGAAGCTTGCTGAATCTCGTATTGGAATTGTTTCAACAATTCCTTTTGGTCGAACAATTATGCCTATTCCTACGCTATTTAAATATGGGATTGAAGTACTAACAGGTAATGACAGCATTATTGACCATTGGAACACATTCGGTACTGGAAGTGTCCTACATAAAGCTAATTTAATGGCGCAACTTTATGGATACTACACAGAACGGGGACTTTCTCGATCACTTGGCTTAGCTACTGGCAACATCCTTCCTCTTGACGATAAAGGCAATCGTACCTGGCCAAAGGTGAATGATAAAGCTGATATGGTTCTTGTTGATGCAAGTTGTTCTGCTGAAGCAGTTTCGAGAATAGCACCAGTTAGATCACTTATTCATAATGGAAATATTGTATTTTAA
- a CDS encoding ankyrin repeat domain-containing protein — protein sequence MKHISLILSAISLLIYKTHPKDYQQLNETQMLFKAVQNNRLTELADLLKKGANVNTVNQQHKSLLLVATEKQFVNMAKLLIEYGADVNLQDNRLESPFLTAAVLGNSELIALYLENGARFDVFNRYYGTALIPACERGHVEIVKMLTQTPYFPIDHINKLGWTALLETIILGDGSQKYVTIVQQLIEAGCDIHITDNNGVTPLQHAQKNGHTKIINLLKNAPRK from the coding sequence ATGAAACACATTAGTTTAATTTTATCAGCAATTTCTCTGCTAATTTACAAAACTCATCCTAAAGATTATCAACAACTTAATGAAACTCAAATGCTTTTTAAAGCAGTTCAAAACAATAGACTTACTGAATTGGCTGATTTATTAAAAAAGGGAGCAAACGTTAATACAGTAAATCAACAACATAAATCTTTACTACTAGTGGCCACTGAAAAGCAGTTTGTTAACATGGCTAAATTACTAATTGAATATGGCGCTGATGTAAATCTCCAAGATAATCGTTTGGAAAGCCCCTTCCTAACTGCCGCTGTCCTTGGAAATTCAGAATTAATAGCTCTATATCTAGAAAATGGTGCTCGTTTTGATGTTTTTAATCGTTATTATGGCACAGCACTTATCCCTGCATGCGAACGTGGTCATGTAGAAATTGTCAAAATGCTAACCCAAACTCCCTATTTCCCCATTGATCATATAAACAAATTAGGATGGACAGCCTTACTTGAAACAATTATTTTAGGCGATGGATCTCAAAAATATGTTACCATTGTCCAACAACTAATAGAGGCAGGTTGTGATATTCACATTACGGACAACAATGGTGTAACACCACTTCAGCATGCACAAAAAAATGGACACACTAAAATCATCAACCTCCTCAAAAATGCCCCTAGAAAATAG
- a CDS encoding MFS transporter, giving the protein MLRENNSPNAIPEAENCNQLKSQNNTPPLSRSLLWLITIAAGWTVANNYYNQPLLGIMGQSLNVAQDQISQVAMITQIGFALGLLFIVPLGDKIQRKKLIIFAFFGMVISLLAMAIANSLPWLLVASFLIGFTSVVPQLLVPLAAELATPQRQSSAIGMVMSGLLLGILLSRVVSGIVGDLWGWRTMYYLAASWMVILAIMLFYYLPNIPPNFKGSYSSLMKSIVNLTISQPVLRLAAFRGAMGFAGFSAFWTAIVFHLEQPPFNAGSTIAGAFGLVGAIGALAAATVGKISRKIHPNHIILGAIGIMIFSWITLYIGAYYYIGLILGVILLDLGLQSMHIMNQSTFFALNIGAGNRLNTVYMFSYFVGGSTGTFLASKAWKYAQWDGVVFVGFLFTLIGLIAHLYYTKLKQKC; this is encoded by the coding sequence ATGCTAAGAGAAAATAACAGCCCAAATGCAATTCCGGAAGCTGAAAATTGCAATCAACTAAAGTCACAAAACAACACACCCCCCCTATCCCGCTCTCTACTTTGGTTGATAACAATTGCTGCTGGTTGGACTGTAGCTAATAATTACTACAACCAACCACTATTAGGAATCATGGGTCAGTCACTAAATGTGGCTCAAGATCAAATTAGTCAAGTAGCTATGATAACCCAAATAGGGTTTGCTTTGGGCTTGTTATTTATAGTGCCTTTAGGGGATAAAATTCAACGTAAAAAACTAATAATTTTTGCCTTTTTTGGAATGGTTATTTCTTTACTAGCTATGGCCATAGCAAATAGTTTACCTTGGTTATTAGTTGCCAGTTTTCTTATAGGATTTACTTCGGTGGTCCCTCAATTATTGGTTCCTCTAGCTGCGGAGTTGGCAACACCACAAAGACAAAGTTCAGCTATTGGAATGGTCATGAGTGGTCTCCTTCTTGGAATTCTACTTTCTAGAGTTGTAAGTGGAATTGTTGGCGATTTATGGGGTTGGCGAACAATGTATTACCTAGCTGCTTCATGGATGGTAATTCTTGCCATCATGCTTTTTTATTATTTACCTAACATTCCCCCTAATTTTAAAGGGAGTTACAGCTCTCTTATGAAATCGATCGTTAACCTTACAATTTCACAACCCGTTTTAAGGTTAGCAGCTTTTAGGGGAGCTATGGGATTTGCGGGTTTTAGTGCCTTCTGGACTGCGATTGTATTTCATTTAGAACAACCTCCATTTAACGCCGGTTCAACAATCGCTGGAGCCTTTGGATTAGTAGGAGCGATAGGTGCATTAGCCGCTGCTACTGTAGGTAAGATATCACGAAAAATACATCCAAACCACATAATACTAGGAGCAATTGGAATTATGATTTTTAGTTGGATTACCCTTTACATTGGTGCTTACTATTATATAGGATTGATTCTAGGTGTCATTTTGTTAGATCTTGGACTTCAATCTATGCATATAATGAATCAATCCACTTTTTTTGCTCTTAATATAGGTGCAGGCAATCGTCTTAACACTGTTTATATGTTTAGCTATTTTGTAGGCGGGTCTACGGGCACCTTCTT